A region of Chloracidobacterium sp. DNA encodes the following proteins:
- the rplC gene encoding 50S ribosomal protein L3, which produces MISGIIGRKMGMTQLFAEDGTVTPVTVIKAGPCVVVQTKSAAGRDGYNAVQLGLVEDKPIRLKNVTKPLRGHFEKTGAGTPPTRVLREIRQVDEVDATIGDQVKVDLFADGDKIDVIGKSKGRGFAGTIKRHNFQRGPESHGSMNVRAPGSIGQSAYPSRVIKGTRSSGHMGDARVTVQNLTIAKVDIDNNLLMVRGAVPGPNGGLVIVKKS; this is translated from the coding sequence ATGATTAGCGGAATCATTGGTAGAAAAATGGGAATGACGCAGCTCTTTGCTGAGGATGGCACTGTAACTCCGGTTACGGTCATCAAAGCGGGACCTTGTGTTGTTGTCCAGACAAAGAGTGCGGCGGGTCGCGATGGCTACAATGCCGTGCAGCTTGGACTTGTCGAAGACAAGCCGATTCGCCTTAAGAACGTTACAAAGCCGCTTCGCGGACACTTTGAAAAAACTGGGGCGGGAACGCCTCCGACGCGTGTTTTGAGGGAAATTCGTCAGGTGGATGAGGTCGATGCGACTATTGGCGATCAGGTCAAGGTTGACCTTTTTGCGGATGGCGACAAGATCGATGTCATTGGTAAGTCGAAAGGGCGAGGTTTTGCCGGTACCATCAAGCGACACAATTTTCAACGCGGCCCTGAGTCGCATGGTTCGATGAACGTCCGTGCGCCGGGTTCGATCGGCCAGTCGGCGTATCCTTCGCGTGTTATTAAAGGTACGCGTTCGTCGGGACATATGGGCGATGCCCGCGTGACCGTGCAGAATCTGACGATCGCGAAAGTGGACATAGATAATAATCTTTTAATGGTTCGCGGCGCAGTGCCCGGGCCTAATGGCGGTCTTGTAATAGTGAAAAAGTCTTAA
- the rplD gene encoding 50S ribosomal protein L4: protein MPTVKVRNLNNKEVGDVVLSDAVFGVELNESLIHSAVMNFQANGRQGTSATKTRGNVSGSGRKLWKQKGTGRARIASLRSPLWKGGGNVHGPQPRDWSYQMPKKMRRGALRSALSERLREGNLIIIDGFEFKNPKTSEFLVAIKTLGLSDNTKKPTKTLIVDSLDNANLILSSRNVQKTKVTNSFGLNIYDIIYHEKLLISKAAVEELNALLDPKRETGAMAEVEVAEIKPKAKKEAKPKAEKTAEVETPVTDAAEEATEE from the coding sequence ATGCCTACCGTAAAGGTTCGCAATTTGAATAATAAAGAGGTTGGTGATGTCGTTCTGTCAGATGCCGTTTTTGGCGTTGAGCTTAACGAGTCGTTGATCCATTCAGCGGTGATGAATTTTCAGGCTAATGGCCGGCAGGGAACTTCGGCGACGAAAACTCGCGGAAACGTTTCCGGTTCGGGCCGCAAGCTATGGAAGCAGAAGGGAACGGGCCGCGCGCGTATCGCATCGCTCCGCTCGCCTCTGTGGAAGGGCGGCGGCAATGTTCACGGGCCTCAGCCCCGCGACTGGTCGTACCAGATGCCGAAGAAAATGCGCCGCGGCGCTTTGCGTTCGGCTCTTTCGGAAAGATTGCGCGAAGGTAACCTGATCATTATTGATGGGTTTGAGTTTAAGAATCCTAAGACGAGTGAGTTTTTGGTGGCGATCAAAACGCTCGGCCTTTCGGACAATACTAAAAAGCCAACTAAGACGCTCATAGTGGATTCGTTAGATAACGCAAATTTGATCCTGTCGTCGCGAAACGTCCAGAAGACCAAGGTTACAAATAGTTTTGGGCTTAACATATACGACATTATCTATCATGAAAAACTCTTGATCTCGAAAGCTGCTGTCGAAGAACTCAACGCGCTGCTTGACCCTAAACGGGAAACAGGAGCAATGGCTGAGGTGGAAGTAGCCGAGATCAAGCCGAAGGCGAAAAAAGAGGCCAAGCCGAAAGCTGAAAAAACGGCGGAAGTAGAAACTCCGGTCACGGATGCTGCTGAGGAGGCTACTGAAGAATAA
- the rplW gene encoding 50S ribosomal protein L23, which produces MSKPNVWEILKSPVVTEKSVILKEDSSDENSNRTKGQVLTFRVDKKATKIDIKGAVEEIFNVKVAQVRTVLYEGKMKRRGRIEGRRAGFKKAYVTLRKGEPMVDYAEAI; this is translated from the coding sequence ATGAGTAAACCAAATGTTTGGGAAATATTGAAATCGCCAGTCGTTACCGAAAAAAGCGTCATTCTGAAAGAAGACTCGTCTGACGAGAACAGTAACCGCACCAAGGGCCAGGTATTGACGTTTCGTGTTGATAAAAAAGCGACCAAGATCGATATCAAGGGTGCTGTAGAAGAGATCTTTAATGTAAAGGTCGCACAGGTGCGAACTGTTCTTTACGAAGGCAAGATGAAACGGCGCGGACGTATTGAAGGACGGCGAGCAGGCTTTAAGAAGGCTTATGTGACCTTAAGAAAAGGCGAGCCGATGGTTGATTACGCCGAAGCGATATAA
- the rplB gene encoding 50S ribosomal protein L2, producing the protein MGIKRLKPTSPARRYQTYLTRDELTKGATPEKSLLEPKKRISGRNSDGRITIRRRGGGHKRHYRIIDFKRDKSGIPGKVAQLEYDPNRSAHIALINYLDGEKRYIIAPLGLTVGTMILSGEEADILPGNALPIKNIPLGTQVHNIEMRPGKGGQMVRSAGGFAQIVAKEGDYAQLRMPSGEVRKVPVVCMATVGQVGNTEHENVSLGKAGRSRWMGKRPKVRGVAMNPVDHPHGGGEGKTSGGRNPVTPWGQPTRGYKTRRNKRTTNMIVKDRRRK; encoded by the coding sequence ATGGGAATCAAGAGATTAAAACCAACATCACCGGCGAGACGTTATCAAACGTATCTAACGCGGGATGAGTTGACGAAAGGGGCAACACCCGAGAAATCGTTGCTCGAGCCAAAGAAGAGAATTTCAGGCCGCAACAGCGACGGGCGCATTACGATCCGCCGACGCGGCGGAGGCCATAAACGGCATTATCGTATTATCGATTTTAAACGCGATAAATCAGGAATTCCGGGAAAAGTGGCCCAACTCGAATACGATCCGAACCGCTCGGCCCACATCGCCCTGATAAACTATCTTGACGGCGAAAAGCGATACATCATCGCCCCGCTCGGATTGACGGTTGGAACGATGATCCTGAGCGGCGAGGAAGCCGATATTTTGCCGGGAAATGCATTGCCGATCAAGAACATTCCGTTGGGTACGCAGGTTCACAACATTGAAATGCGTCCAGGGAAAGGTGGGCAGATGGTCCGCTCGGCCGGTGGTTTTGCTCAGATCGTCGCTAAAGAAGGCGATTATGCACAGCTAAGAATGCCTTCGGGGGAAGTTCGAAAGGTGCCTGTTGTTTGTATGGCAACAGTTGGACAAGTTGGGAACACTGAGCATGAGAACGTCTCGCTTGGTAAGGCAGGCCGCTCACGCTGGATGGGTAAACGCCCGAAAGTTCGCGGAGTTGCGATGAACCCGGTCGATCACCCGCATGGTGGTGGTGAAGGTAAGACATCAGGTGGACGTAATCCTGTAACGCCTTGGGGGCAGCCGACACGCGGATATAAGACGCGACGAAACAAACGCACGACGAATATGATCGTGAAGGATAGAAGAAGGAAGTAA
- the rpsS gene encoding 30S ribosomal protein S19, whose protein sequence is MPRSLKKGPFIDLSVQKMLRKIADGAMKPQAIKTWSRRSTITPDMVGLTFGVHNGKRHIPVFVTENMVGHKLGEFSPTRMFKGHPGTKAEKMAKRK, encoded by the coding sequence ATGCCACGTTCATTAAAAAAAGGACCCTTTATTGATCTTAGCGTTCAGAAAATGCTTCGCAAGATCGCCGATGGTGCAATGAAGCCGCAAGCGATCAAGACTTGGTCGCGTCGATCGACGATCACGCCCGATATGGTCGGTTTGACCTTTGGCGTGCACAATGGCAAGCGGCATATTCCGGTATTCGTTACCGAGAATATGGTTGGCCACAAGTTAGGTGAATTCTCGCCGACGAGAATGTTTAAGGGGCATCCGGGAACGAAAGCGGAGAAAATGGCGAAACGCAAGTAG
- the rplV gene encoding 50S ribosomal protein L22 has translation MEAIAKTKYLKGSPRKARLVIDMIRGINVSRALSILKFTDKRAADPIAQCLNSAIANATYKAEQDNIAIDPDDLWIKTCFVDMGPTKGRKRMRPAPQGRAYREQRHYCHITIQVTSEEKEKTEEQIRLEALRAERIAARKAEKAKKKEATPVKKEKKEKKAAVADEQPIEEPAVEEAVESPEMEAVEIASAEEVNVESPAAEAAEQLAEDVADETSEDAEKK, from the coding sequence ATGGAAGCGATAGCAAAAACAAAATATCTTAAAGGCAGCCCGCGTAAGGCTAGGCTCGTGATCGATATGATCCGCGGCATAAACGTATCGCGTGCGTTGTCGATCCTGAAATTTACTGACAAGCGTGCGGCAGATCCGATCGCACAGTGTCTGAATTCGGCGATCGCTAATGCGACCTACAAGGCTGAGCAGGACAACATCGCTATTGATCCCGACGATCTCTGGATCAAGACATGTTTTGTCGATATGGGCCCGACCAAAGGCCGAAAAAGAATGCGTCCCGCCCCGCAGGGACGCGCATATCGCGAGCAGCGTCATTATTGTCACATCACGATTCAGGTGACAAGCGAAGAAAAAGAGAAGACCGAGGAACAGATCAGACTCGAAGCTCTTCGGGCAGAGCGTATAGCTGCTAGAAAGGCTGAGAAAGCTAAGAAAAAAGAGGCGACTCCGGTCAAAAAGGAAAAGAAAGAGAAGAAAGCCGCGGTTGCTGATGAGCAACCGATCGAAGAACCGGCGGTAGAAGAGGCTGTTGAGTCTCCGGAAATGGAAGCAGTGGAAATTGCTTCGGCTGAGGAAGTCAATGTTGAGTCTCCTGCAGCAGAAGCTGCTGAGCAGTTGGCTGAAGACGTCGCAGACGAGACTAGCGAGGACGCCGAGAAAAAGTAA
- the rpsC gene encoding 30S ribosomal protein S3, with protein sequence MGQKVHPYGFRVGYNKDWHSHWFAKQDFAKFLAEDLQLKRDLKKKFGGGGVSHIDIERAAARLKIIIYTSRPGIIIGRKGAEIEKLREDLSRTTGREVLISIQEIRHPELNAQLQAEKIAQQLEKRIMFRRAMKKTMEESQRFGAQGIKVMIAGRLNGAEIARTEWSLQGRLPLHTLRADIDFGFAEALTTFGIIGVKVWIYRGEILDPNASMARGTTTDPMNEVKVDRNARRNDRGPRRDRGDR encoded by the coding sequence ATGGGACAGAAAGTTCATCCATACGGCTTTAGGGTCGGATACAACAAAGATTGGCACTCGCACTGGTTTGCAAAGCAAGATTTTGCCAAGTTTTTGGCTGAAGATCTGCAGCTCAAACGGGATCTCAAAAAGAAATTCGGCGGCGGCGGAGTTTCGCACATCGATATCGAGCGTGCGGCAGCCAGACTAAAGATCATTATTTACACTTCGCGTCCAGGCATCATCATCGGACGTAAAGGTGCCGAGATCGAGAAGCTTCGTGAAGATCTTTCGCGAACCACAGGTCGCGAAGTCCTGATCTCGATACAAGAGATTCGCCATCCTGAATTGAATGCTCAGCTTCAGGCGGAGAAGATCGCACAGCAATTGGAGAAACGTATTATGTTTCGCCGTGCGATGAAAAAGACGATGGAAGAATCGCAGCGTTTCGGGGCACAGGGCATCAAAGTTATGATCGCAGGACGCCTCAACGGAGCTGAGATCGCAAGAACCGAATGGTCGCTTCAGGGGCGTCTGCCGTTGCACACGCTAAGGGCAGATATAGATTTTGGGTTTGCCGAAGCATTGACAACATTTGGAATAATCGGTGTAAAAGTTTGGATCTATCGCGGTGAGATTCTTGACCCTAATGCTTCGATGGCACGCGGAACGACGACCGATCCGATGAATGAAGTTAAGGTGGATCGAAACGCGAGACGTAATGACCGCGGGCCAAGAAGGGATCGCGGAGACAGGTAA
- the rplP gene encoding 50S ribosomal protein L16, with the protein MLMPKKVKRRRVMKGRMRGKATRGEKLSFGDFGLKTLEAAWITDRQIEAARIAMTRHVKRGGKIWIRIFPDKPITRKPAETRMGSGKGAPDHWVAPVKPGRVLYEIQGVEESLAREAMNLAAQKLPIKTKFVTRADLEGGIV; encoded by the coding sequence ATGTTAATGCCGAAAAAGGTTAAGCGCCGAAGAGTTATGAAAGGCCGTATGCGCGGAAAAGCGACACGCGGCGAAAAACTCAGTTTTGGTGATTTTGGCCTCAAAACATTAGAGGCTGCGTGGATCACTGACCGCCAGATCGAAGCGGCTCGTATCGCGATGACTCGCCATGTAAAACGTGGCGGCAAGATCTGGATCCGCATTTTTCCTGATAAGCCGATCACCAGAAAACCTGCCGAAACCCGTATGGGCAGCGGTAAAGGAGCTCCGGACCATTGGGTCGCTCCAGTTAAGCCTGGACGTGTCCTTTATGAGATTCAAGGTGTTGAAGAGTCGTTGGCGCGTGAAGCTATGAATCTTGCGGCTCAGAAACTGCCGATCAAGACGAAGTTTGTTACGCGTGCAGACCTCGAGGGAGGCATAGTTTAA
- the rpmC gene encoding 50S ribosomal protein L29, with amino-acid sequence MKRKEQLEQLNEMTVEELTDQADALKESLFRLKFRKTLGVGEVVKDIRREKKTLARVYTLLSKKGAEATSIKA; translated from the coding sequence ATGAAACGGAAAGAACAACTCGAACAGCTTAACGAAATGACCGTCGAGGAATTGACTGATCAAGCCGATGCTCTGAAGGAATCGCTGTTCAGGCTCAAGTTTCGCAAGACGCTAGGCGTTGGCGAAGTGGTTAAGGATATCAGACGGGAAAAGAAGACACTCGCGAGGGTTTATACGCTGCTTAGCAAGAAAGGTGCGGAAGCAACGAGCATAAAGGCATAA
- the rpsQ gene encoding 30S ribosomal protein S17: protein MVRKKSDEVEETPTETAEGAVEVAAVEAAAETAEPVEAAAEEFAPEAIVEEKPKKKAAAKTEKADKKKESAPAATDGVKVHKRAEKVGIVSSDKMMKTVTVRVDRLVKHPVYRKYVKKRKKFMAHDEIGAKVGDKVKIVETRPLSARKRWRVVEIIQKAEL, encoded by the coding sequence ATGGTGAGAAAGAAATCAGACGAAGTCGAAGAGACGCCTACTGAAACGGCAGAAGGAGCAGTTGAAGTAGCCGCTGTCGAAGCTGCGGCAGAGACCGCAGAACCCGTCGAAGCTGCTGCGGAAGAGTTCGCTCCGGAAGCTATTGTCGAAGAAAAGCCGAAGAAAAAAGCAGCAGCCAAAACCGAAAAGGCTGACAAGAAGAAAGAATCAGCTCCGGCAGCGACAGATGGGGTAAAAGTTCACAAACGTGCGGAAAAGGTCGGCATCGTTTCTTCGGACAAGATGATGAAGACGGTTACGGTTCGAGTGGATCGACTCGTCAAGCATCCTGTCTACCGTAAATACGTCAAAAAGCGCAAGAAGTTTATGGCGCACGACGAAATAGGGGCCAAGGTTGGCGATAAGGTAAAAATTGTTGAAACACGTCCATTGTCAGCAAGAAAGCGTTGGCGTGTGGTTGAGATCATTCAAAAAGCAGAGCTTTAA
- the rplN gene encoding 50S ribosomal protein L14, translating into MIQMQTSLAVADNSGAKRVEMIMPVGGSTGKIARLGDTIKVTVKEASPDGTAKKGKVYNAVIVRTRKEVRRKDGTYIRFDENAAVLVKEDGTPVGTRVFGPVARELREKNFMKIVSLAPEVI; encoded by the coding sequence ATGATTCAGATGCAGACCTCGTTAGCGGTCGCAGACAATTCGGGAGCGAAACGGGTCGAGATGATCATGCCGGTGGGCGGTTCGACCGGAAAGATCGCACGGCTTGGCGACACCATTAAGGTTACAGTCAAAGAGGCATCCCCCGACGGAACTGCGAAAAAGGGCAAGGTTTACAATGCCGTTATCGTCAGAACACGAAAGGAAGTTCGCCGTAAGGACGGCACGTATATTCGTTTTGACGAAAACGCTGCGGTGCTTGTAAAGGAAGATGGTACACCTGTGGGAACGCGTGTTTTTGGGCCGGTCGCCCGCGAACTTCGCGAAAAGAATTTTATGAAGATCGTCAGCCTCGCTCCGGAGGTTATATAA
- the rplX gene encoding 50S ribosomal protein L24, which yields MKAVKTGTVRSRIKRGDQVVFIAGKEYNRYDSAGKRQPFRGKVLAVDARVGKVKVEGAMIVKRHRKPMPQMNREGGIIEQEAWVSISNVALVDPETGKPTRVKYEVRDDKKVRIAKSGKVIAESGSYRREAKKKIDGEEEAVPAAEEQK from the coding sequence ATGAAAGCGGTTAAGACAGGAACAGTTAGAAGCAGAATTAAACGTGGTGACCAAGTCGTGTTTATTGCGGGTAAAGAATATAACCGTTATGACAGCGCCGGTAAGCGTCAGCCGTTTCGCGGCAAAGTGCTTGCCGTCGATGCACGCGTGGGCAAGGTCAAGGTTGAAGGCGCGATGATCGTAAAGCGTCACCGTAAACCAATGCCTCAGATGAATCGCGAAGGCGGCATTATAGAGCAGGAAGCTTGGGTCAGCATTTCAAATGTTGCTCTGGTGGATCCTGAAACGGGCAAACCGACCAGGGTCAAATATGAAGTTCGAGACGATAAAAAGGTACGCATTGCCAAAAGCGGCAAGGTGATAGCGGAAAGTGGTTCATACAGACGCGAAGCGAAAAAGAAGATAGACGGCGAGGAAGAAGCAGTGCCGGCGGCTGAAGAACAGAAATAG
- the rplE gene encoding 50S ribosomal protein L5, with product MARLKEKYKNEIAPALAKEFDIKNPMAIPKIEKVVVNMGLGEASANAKILDVATEELRSITGQKPVVTKAKKSIAAFKLRQGMAIGTMVTLRGDRMYEFLDRLISVALPRVRDFRGISGKAFDGRGNYTVGIREQLIFPEIDFNKVDKTRGMNISIVTTAPTDDQARSLLKALGMPFRQ from the coding sequence ATGGCCAGGTTAAAAGAAAAATACAAGAATGAGATCGCTCCGGCATTGGCTAAGGAGTTTGATATCAAAAATCCGATGGCGATCCCGAAGATCGAGAAGGTCGTCGTGAATATGGGGTTGGGCGAAGCCAGTGCTAACGCAAAGATCCTCGATGTTGCGACGGAAGAATTGAGATCGATCACGGGCCAGAAGCCTGTGGTTACGAAAGCAAAGAAATCGATCGCGGCCTTTAAGCTTCGTCAGGGAATGGCTATCGGAACGATGGTCACGCTCCGCGGCGACAGGATGTATGAATTTCTCGATCGTTTGATCTCAGTCGCTCTGCCGCGTGTTCGTGATTTTCGCGGTATTTCGGGCAAAGCTTTTGACGGACGCGGAAATTACACGGTCGGAATTCGTGAGCAGTTGATCTTTCCTGAGATCGATTTTAATAAGGTCGATAAAACTCGCGGAATGAATATTTCGATAGTTACAACGGCTCCGACTGACGATCAGGCACGATCGCTCCTGAAAGCGCTCGGTATGCCCTTTAGACAATAG
- the rpsN gene encoding 30S ribosomal protein S14, producing MAKISKVVKNNRRKDMVVLYKVRRAEWKAIVNNPKSTPEEVDAAVIRLQKMPRDASPSRVRNRCSQSGRSRGFLRKFGVSRIALRDLALEGQIPGVVKSSW from the coding sequence ATGGCAAAGATAAGCAAAGTAGTAAAAAACAACAGACGCAAAGATATGGTCGTGCTTTACAAAGTGCGACGTGCTGAGTGGAAGGCGATCGTAAATAATCCAAAATCGACGCCGGAAGAGGTCGATGCTGCGGTGATAAGACTGCAAAAGATGCCTCGCGATGCCAGCCCGTCAAGGGTTCGCAACCGTTGTTCGCAATCAGGGCGTTCGCGCGGTTTTTTGCGAAAATTCGGAGTTTCCCGTATTGCACTGCGTGATTTGGCTCTGGAAGGACAGATTCCGGGCGTTGTTAAATCTAGTTGGTAG
- the rpsH gene encoding 30S ribosomal protein S8, with amino-acid sequence MTDPIADMLTRIRNAIAANHPRVDIPGSKLKMEVARILKEEGYINSFSIKGEGVKYMIRVFLRYDAKGTPSITHLARVSRPGRRVYVGSGEIPRVLGGYGVNIVSTSKGLMSGKRARAEHVGGEILAEIY; translated from the coding sequence ATGACAGATCCAATAGCCGATATGCTCACGCGAATTCGCAATGCAATTGCAGCGAATCATCCACGCGTTGATATTCCGGGCTCAAAACTGAAAATGGAAGTGGCTCGAATCCTCAAGGAAGAGGGCTACATCAACAGCTTTTCAATCAAGGGCGAAGGCGTTAAGTATATGATCCGCGTTTTTCTTCGCTATGATGCGAAGGGAACGCCGTCGATCACACATTTGGCGAGAGTCTCGCGACCAGGGCGACGTGTTTACGTTGGTTCCGGCGAGATTCCAAGAGTGCTCGGCGGTTACGGCGTGAATATCGTTTCGACGTCCAAAGGGTTGATGAGCGGAAAGCGTGCGCGGGCAGAACATGTCGGCGGCGAGATTCTGGCGGAGATTTACTAA
- the rplF gene encoding 50S ribosomal protein L6, protein MSRVGKKPITIPSGVTVTINDSAMEVKGPKGTLSTPIPAGVSFKQEDGVLTAERAGNDQAAFHGLARALANNAVVGVTEGFSKDMDIVGVGYKADVQGKKIMFSLGYSHPIEYALPAGIDAKAERVNTKTSINQYQTTITLSGIDKQLLGQVAAELNRLRKPDAYKGKGVRYADKFYRLKPGKTGK, encoded by the coding sequence ATGTCAAGAGTAGGAAAAAAACCGATAACGATACCGTCTGGTGTGACCGTGACGATCAATGATTCGGCGATGGAAGTGAAAGGGCCTAAGGGCACACTTAGCACACCGATCCCGGCAGGCGTTTCGTTCAAGCAAGAGGATGGAGTGCTGACCGCGGAACGCGCTGGTAATGACCAAGCGGCATTTCATGGTCTGGCAAGGGCGTTAGCAAATAATGCTGTAGTTGGCGTAACCGAAGGATTTTCAAAGGATATGGATATCGTCGGAGTCGGTTACAAAGCAGATGTTCAGGGCAAGAAGATCATGTTCTCTCTTGGATATTCCCATCCGATCGAATATGCTCTGCCTGCGGGAATTGATGCCAAGGCCGAGCGTGTCAATACTAAAACATCAATCAATCAGTATCAGACGACGATAACCTTAAGTGGTATTGACAAACAATTGCTCGGTCAGGTCGCGGCGGAATTGAACCGCCTGCGAAAGCCTGATGCATATAAAGGTAAGGGCGTTCGTTACGCGGATAAGTTTTACAGATTGAAACCAGGCAAGACAGGGAAATAG
- the rplR gene encoding 50S ribosomal protein L18 has translation MGQKSRSDIRQGVHSRIRKKVRGSAERPRLAVFRSLNHIYVQVIDDNNGKTLATASTTEKALGIKAGGNIEAAKTVGKAIAERAVAAGISSVVFDRGGYVYHGRVKALLDATREGGLNKHEAAAKETKQESNEE, from the coding sequence ATGGGACAGAAAAGCAGATCAGATATTCGGCAAGGTGTTCACAGCCGCATTCGTAAGAAAGTTCGTGGTTCGGCGGAAAGGCCGAGACTTGCAGTTTTCCGCAGCCTGAATCACATTTATGTTCAGGTGATCGATGACAACAACGGTAAAACGTTGGCAACTGCGTCGACAACGGAAAAGGCACTTGGCATCAAGGCTGGCGGCAACATCGAAGCCGCAAAAACAGTCGGCAAGGCGATCGCTGAACGGGCTGTTGCGGCAGGTATCTCAAGCGTGGTCTTTGATCGTGGCGGTTATGTGTATCACGGCCGCGTAAAGGCTCTTTTGGACGCAACGCGTGAAGGCGGACTTAACAAACACGAAGCGGCCGCAAAAGAAACAAAGCAGGAAAGTAATGAAGAATAA
- the rpsE gene encoding 30S ribosomal protein S5 encodes MKNKQKIAPGGLLLKDQLISINRVTKVVKGGKNMSFAALVVVGDEAGHVGFGTGKAKEVPNAIKKAVEAAKNNLIRVPLIAGTLPHEMIGEYGAGRVLLKPAAEGTGVIAGGAVRAVLQSLGVHNVRTKILGSNNAHNVIRATFNGLLRMKDPLEVARLRGKQVEELV; translated from the coding sequence ATGAAGAATAAACAGAAAATAGCTCCGGGCGGGTTGTTGCTCAAAGATCAGCTCATTTCGATCAACCGTGTGACGAAAGTTGTTAAGGGCGGCAAAAATATGTCGTTCGCGGCTCTGGTCGTTGTTGGTGATGAGGCGGGACACGTCGGTTTTGGTACCGGAAAGGCGAAAGAAGTTCCAAACGCGATCAAGAAAGCTGTCGAAGCGGCAAAGAACAACCTTATCCGCGTTCCGCTGATCGCAGGAACCTTACCGCACGAAATGATCGGTGAATACGGTGCGGGACGCGTACTGCTCAAACCGGCTGCAGAAGGTACTGGCGTTATCGCAGGCGGTGCGGTTCGTGCTGTTTTGCAGAGTCTGGGTGTGCATAACGTTCGCACAAAGATCCTCGGATCAAATAATGCACACAACGTAATTCGTGCAACGTTTAACGGGCTGCTTAGAATGAAGGATCCTCTTGAAGTTGCACGCTTAAGGGGAAAGCAGGTAGAAGAATTGGTTTAG
- the rpmD gene encoding 50S ribosomal protein L30, translating to MAKKVEAKVGQIKIQYYRSMIGYAKKQKEIIKALGITKLNQIVVHQDSAAARGIVAKVPHLLRIVD from the coding sequence ATGGCAAAGAAAGTAGAAGCAAAAGTCGGACAGATCAAGATCCAATATTACCGGAGCATGATCGGTTACGCGAAAAAGCAAAAAGAGATCATTAAAGCGTTGGGCATTACAAAGCTCAACCAGATCGTTGTTCATCAGGATTCGGCAGCGGCACGCGGTATCGTGGCTAAAGTTCCACACCTGCTGCGTATTGTTGACTAA
- the rplO gene encoding 50S ribosomal protein L15 — MALSLNNLHPAKGSTHKKKRLGRGPGSGLGKTAGKGHKGQKSRSGYSSKRGFEGGQMPLQRRLPKRGFTNIFKKQWIEISLGKIEENFKVGDEITPEILHERGLIKKAKHDLVILGTGEISKSFKISSHRFTKTAKEKIEKAGGTATVITKAAEAAA, encoded by the coding sequence ATGGCTTTATCATTAAATAATTTACACCCTGCGAAAGGCTCGACGCATAAGAAAAAGCGTCTTGGACGCGGTCCCGGTTCGGGGCTTGGCAAAACTGCAGGCAAGGGCCACAAGGGACAGAAATCGCGGTCCGGCTACAGCAGCAAGCGCGGGTTCGAAGGCGGCCAGATGCCACTTCAGCGACGTCTGCCTAAACGCGGGTTCACAAACATTTTTAAGAAACAGTGGATCGAGATAAGCCTTGGGAAGATCGAGGAAAATTTCAAGGTTGGTGACGAGATCACGCCAGAAATTCTTCACGAGCGCGGCCTGATCAAAAAGGCAAAGCACGATCTCGTAATACTGGGAACCGGTGAGATTTCTAAATCGTTTAAGATATCGTCGCACCGCTTCACAAAAACGGCGAAGGAAAAAATCGAAAAAGCAGGCGGCACCGCAACGGTGATCACGAAGGCTGCTGAGGCTGCGGCTTAA